A window from Opitutia bacterium ISCC 52 encodes these proteins:
- a CDS encoding bifunctional rhamnulose-1-phosphate aldolase/short-chain dehydrogenase: protein MSQSNYKHVNYLWDDAVVGSMTPLQRLQYRSNILGSDLRITNTGGGNTSSKAIENDPLTGAEADILWVKGSGGDLRTSKPENFGSLYLDKVYSLEKIYRDAPESGVKSDIEDEMVAMYRHCTYNLNPRACSIDTPLHAFIPGRHVDHIHPNMVIAVAAAENGAKLTEEIYGDDVVWTEWQRPGFDLGLSYRDVIAGNSKCRGIMMGQHGVINWDDDDKACYKLTLDLIEKASQFIETKAEGKPVFGGLKYDHVSDVQRRDLLVKLLPWLRGRVSGEQRFIGTVQSDQKMMQFVNSHDAARLSELGTSCPDHFLRTKIKPLYVDWDAATESFDQLKGKIDEGLVKYVEDYRAYYDRCKHADSPAIRTAVPTVVLIPGLGMIAWGKSKSESRVTAEFYNCAIEVMRGAEAIDHYRGLPEQEAFDIEYWQLEEAKLRRMPPEKSLARQVVAVVGAGNGIGREVAERIVPEGAHVVAADLSEEAAEKTVAALTQEHGEGIGIAGTGVSSCGPAMSAAVNITDRDSVEAMIEQAVLAYGGVDSVVVTAGVFIPPDKTGHIADDRFSQTFDINVKGSYIVVDALKEHVFDLQGLSGNVVLTTSANAVVAKKGSVAYDTSKAAANHLVRELAIELSPQIRVNAIAPATVVKGSTMFPRDRVISSLVKYNIEYSEQDDDDSLRNKLASFYAQRTLTQSPITPDDQAEAAYLLLTQAFSKTTGHVIPVDGGLADGFLR from the coding sequence ATGAGCCAATCCAATTACAAACACGTTAACTACCTTTGGGATGATGCGGTAGTCGGATCCATGACGCCGCTGCAACGCTTGCAGTACCGCTCCAATATTTTGGGATCCGATCTTCGAATCACCAACACCGGAGGCGGAAATACTTCCAGCAAGGCGATTGAAAATGATCCGCTCACGGGAGCCGAAGCGGACATTCTTTGGGTGAAAGGTTCTGGAGGGGATCTACGAACCTCCAAGCCAGAGAATTTTGGATCTCTGTATTTGGATAAGGTATATAGTCTCGAAAAGATTTATCGCGATGCGCCCGAGTCCGGAGTCAAGTCAGACATCGAAGATGAGATGGTGGCCATGTATCGGCATTGCACCTACAATCTGAATCCTCGAGCTTGCTCCATTGATACGCCGCTCCATGCATTTATCCCGGGCAGACATGTTGACCATATACACCCCAATATGGTGATCGCCGTGGCGGCCGCAGAAAACGGTGCCAAGCTGACCGAAGAAATTTATGGCGACGACGTGGTTTGGACGGAGTGGCAGCGTCCTGGGTTCGACCTGGGTCTTTCCTATCGCGATGTCATTGCTGGAAACTCCAAATGCCGCGGCATTATGATGGGACAACATGGTGTAATCAATTGGGACGACGATGATAAGGCTTGTTATAAGCTGACTCTCGACCTGATTGAAAAGGCCTCCCAGTTTATCGAAACCAAAGCGGAAGGAAAACCGGTCTTCGGTGGATTGAAGTATGATCACGTATCCGATGTGCAACGACGGGACCTCCTGGTGAAGTTGCTGCCCTGGTTGCGTGGCCGTGTTTCTGGGGAGCAACGCTTTATTGGTACCGTGCAATCGGATCAAAAGATGATGCAGTTTGTGAACTCACACGATGCGGCCCGCTTGTCTGAGTTGGGCACCAGTTGTCCCGACCATTTTCTCAGAACGAAGATCAAACCGCTCTATGTTGATTGGGATGCTGCCACAGAATCGTTCGACCAATTAAAAGGGAAGATCGATGAAGGCCTGGTAAAATACGTCGAGGACTACCGCGCCTACTACGACCGCTGTAAGCATGCAGATTCGCCTGCTATCAGAACCGCAGTACCGACGGTGGTGCTGATCCCTGGTCTGGGCATGATCGCCTGGGGAAAGAGCAAAAGCGAGTCACGCGTGACAGCTGAATTTTATAACTGCGCCATCGAAGTGATGCGGGGTGCGGAAGCGATTGATCACTATCGCGGATTGCCCGAGCAGGAAGCCTTCGATATCGAATATTGGCAGTTGGAAGAAGCCAAACTGCGTCGCATGCCTCCGGAAAAGTCTTTGGCCCGTCAGGTGGTCGCCGTGGTCGGTGCCGGGAACGGGATCGGTCGTGAAGTGGCTGAACGCATCGTGCCTGAAGGTGCACATGTGGTTGCGGCTGACTTGAGCGAAGAGGCGGCTGAGAAAACGGTGGCTGCGCTTACCCAGGAACATGGAGAAGGTATTGGTATCGCGGGTACGGGTGTATCATCTTGTGGCCCTGCGATGAGTGCCGCTGTAAATATCACGGATCGTGATTCGGTTGAGGCGATGATCGAGCAAGCCGTTTTAGCCTATGGTGGCGTTGATTCTGTCGTGGTAACTGCCGGTGTGTTTATTCCGCCCGATAAGACAGGTCACATTGCTGATGACCGCTTTTCTCAAACTTTCGATATCAATGTGAAAGGGAGTTACATCGTCGTGGATGCTTTGAAGGAGCACGTCTTCGATCTGCAAGGTTTGTCGGGCAATGTAGTGCTCACGACCAGTGCCAATGCTGTGGTGGCGAAGAAGGGGAGTGTGGCCTACGATACCAGTAAAGCTGCCGCCAATCATTTGGTGCGGGAACTGGCCATCGAGCTCTCTCCGCAAATTCGCGTAAATGCAATTGCTCCGGCCACCGTTGTGAAAGGTAGCACCATGTTCCCGCGCGATCGCGTTATCTCATCTCTCGTAAAGTACAATATCGAATATTCAGAGCAGGACGACGATGACTCACTGCGGAACAAACTCGCCTCTTTTTACGCTCAGCGTACCTTGACTCAATCCCCGATCACACCGGATGACCAAGCCGAAGCAGCCTACTTACTGCTCACGCAAGCCTTCTCAAAAACCACCGGCCACGTCATCCCTGTCGACGGCGGCCTCGCCGATGGATTTCTCAGATGA
- a CDS encoding PIN domain-containing protein — protein sequence MIPRKLFLDTGCFIARELSRDQFHAAANEAWQRLSKSRCKLYCGEHILDECMTLLARRHSYAFAAECGYNYLNSGIIQWLTTSEEDLRESLRLMKKYSDQAVSYTDCLSFVLMRREGIKHVFGFDHHFKAARLNLWPG from the coding sequence ATGATTCCAAGGAAACTGTTTCTGGATACGGGTTGTTTTATCGCCCGCGAATTAAGTCGTGATCAGTTTCATGCTGCAGCCAATGAGGCTTGGCAGCGTCTCTCTAAATCTCGCTGTAAACTCTATTGTGGGGAGCATATTTTAGACGAGTGCATGACCTTACTCGCGCGTCGGCACTCTTATGCTTTTGCTGCAGAATGTGGATACAATTATTTAAATTCAGGGATTATTCAGTGGCTTACGACTTCGGAAGAAGACCTTCGGGAATCGCTCAGGCTTATGAAAAAATATTCTGACCAGGCTGTCTCCTATACGGACTGCCTATCCTTTGTTTTGATGAGACGAGAAGGAATCAAACACGTTTTTGGCTTTGATCATCACTTTAAGGCGGCCCGCCTAAATCTCTGGCCCGGATGA
- the galE gene encoding UDP-glucose 4-epimerase GalE, with protein MNILVTGGAGFIGSHTNVELLESGHELIVFDNFSNSERSVLERVEKISGKSVELVEGDLLNPEDLSSVFRNHSIDGVIHFAALKAVGESVAYPLRYYRNNITGTVNLLDCMVEHQVNTFVFSSSATVYGEPSAVPITEDESIKATNPYGQTKAMMEQILLDLAASRPEMKLGILRYFNPVGAHASGLIGEAPTGVPNNLVPFIAQVATGMREQVSVFGNDYPTPDGTGVRDYIHVVDLAKAHLATLNYLTGENSPDEPLIVNLGTGNGYSVLEVIQAFEKASGKAVPYQIVDRRPGDIPTCYSEGTKAKELLGWEAKLDLDAMCQDAWRWMQHSQTL; from the coding sequence ATGAACATATTAGTTACAGGAGGCGCCGGTTTCATTGGCAGTCACACCAACGTCGAACTACTCGAGAGCGGGCATGAGTTGATCGTGTTCGACAACTTTTCCAACAGTGAACGATCAGTATTGGAGCGCGTCGAAAAAATTTCCGGAAAGTCGGTGGAGCTCGTGGAAGGTGATTTGCTCAACCCTGAGGATCTTTCGTCGGTGTTCCGTAATCATTCGATTGACGGAGTCATTCACTTTGCTGCCCTCAAGGCCGTCGGCGAGTCGGTGGCGTATCCACTTCGTTACTACCGAAACAATATCACCGGCACTGTCAACCTGCTCGACTGCATGGTCGAGCATCAGGTGAACACCTTTGTTTTTAGTTCCTCAGCCACGGTTTACGGAGAGCCGAGCGCGGTGCCTATCACGGAAGATGAATCGATCAAGGCGACTAATCCCTACGGCCAAACCAAAGCCATGATGGAGCAAATCCTATTAGACTTGGCTGCTTCACGACCCGAGATGAAGTTGGGGATCCTGCGTTACTTCAATCCAGTTGGAGCGCATGCCTCAGGACTGATTGGAGAAGCACCGACCGGAGTGCCCAATAACCTGGTGCCGTTTATTGCGCAGGTGGCTACCGGCATGCGCGAGCAGGTCAGTGTTTTTGGCAACGATTATCCAACTCCCGATGGCACTGGAGTCAGGGACTATATCCATGTGGTGGATCTCGCGAAGGCCCACCTCGCTACCTTGAATTATTTAACAGGTGAAAACTCACCCGACGAACCTCTGATTGTGAATCTGGGAACCGGCAATGGCTACAGTGTGCTCGAAGTGATCCAGGCATTCGAAAAGGCCAGCGGCAAAGCCGTTCCCTATCAGATCGTTGATAGACGACCTGGCGATATCCCCACCTGCTATTCTGAAGGCACCAAAGCCAAGGAGCTCCTCGGTTGGGAAGCCAAGCTCGACCTCGACGCCATGTGCCAAGACGCCTGGCGCTGGATGCAACACAGCCAAACCCTCTAA
- a CDS encoding Gfo/Idh/MocA family oxidoreductase has translation MTQSNSEINRRSFIKTAAGATAASMVAFPHISSGNAHAASEKLNLAFVGVGGKGVSSIMPLADLGHNIIGLCDVDDRRIASAYNNPRGGDAFRAVIEKAESKGAKWFKDYRVMFEKLGDKIDAVVVSIPDHMHFPVAMSAVNLGIHVYCEKPLTHTVEEARMLAKGARKNGVVTQMGNQGHSNEGVRLAKEWIAAGVIGQVREVYSWTNRPIWPQGLRKPSHKESIPVIPKGLDWDLWLGVAPKRAYDPAYLPFSWRNWWDYGCGAVGDMACHVMDAAYYSLDLGLPESVSALATNVNDQSAPNASAITYKFPKRGKFAPVTYHWLDGGLLPPAPEGITHADMLSRDKSGSLFIGDEGYMMTDTYTKSVRILPEERFAEIKRNPPAKTIPRVKGSHQGDWCRAIKEGGQACSNWDYASGLTEVGVLGNVAIRSKAAIEYDAKKMKVTNIPEANKFLKKEYPKGWILS, from the coding sequence ATGACTCAATCCAACTCAGAAATTAATCGTCGTTCTTTTATCAAGACTGCTGCTGGCGCGACCGCCGCAAGTATGGTCGCCTTTCCGCATATCTCTTCAGGCAATGCTCATGCTGCCAGTGAGAAGCTCAACCTGGCTTTCGTCGGGGTAGGTGGAAAAGGTGTAAGCTCTATCATGCCCCTCGCGGATCTTGGCCACAACATTATCGGTTTATGTGATGTGGACGATCGTCGCATTGCCTCAGCTTATAATAACCCTCGTGGCGGAGACGCCTTTCGGGCTGTCATCGAGAAAGCCGAGTCCAAAGGGGCCAAGTGGTTCAAAGACTACCGGGTCATGTTTGAGAAGCTGGGCGACAAGATTGACGCTGTGGTTGTTTCCATTCCAGATCACATGCACTTTCCTGTGGCGATGTCGGCCGTCAACCTTGGCATCCATGTTTATTGCGAAAAGCCGCTCACTCACACGGTTGAAGAAGCTCGTATGCTTGCCAAAGGTGCCCGCAAGAATGGGGTCGTTACTCAGATGGGTAATCAGGGGCACTCCAATGAAGGGGTCCGTCTGGCCAAGGAGTGGATTGCTGCCGGAGTGATTGGTCAGGTGCGCGAAGTGTATTCCTGGACGAACCGTCCGATCTGGCCGCAAGGCTTGAGGAAACCCAGTCACAAAGAGTCTATTCCGGTGATTCCGAAAGGACTGGATTGGGACTTATGGTTGGGAGTTGCTCCCAAGCGTGCTTATGATCCTGCCTACCTGCCTTTCAGTTGGCGCAATTGGTGGGACTATGGTTGTGGTGCGGTAGGCGACATGGCTTGTCATGTGATGGATGCCGCCTACTACAGTTTGGATCTTGGATTGCCTGAATCGGTTTCCGCATTGGCCACCAATGTAAATGATCAGAGTGCTCCCAATGCCTCGGCCATTACCTACAAGTTTCCCAAACGTGGAAAATTTGCTCCCGTAACCTACCACTGGTTGGACGGCGGATTACTTCCTCCGGCCCCGGAAGGGATCACTCATGCCGATATGCTGAGTCGGGATAAGAGTGGCTCTCTCTTCATCGGAGATGAAGGTTATATGATGACCGACACCTACACCAAGTCGGTCCGGATCCTTCCCGAAGAGCGCTTTGCCGAAATCAAAAGAAACCCACCAGCCAAAACCATCCCACGCGTAAAAGGAAGTCACCAGGGTGATTGGTGCCGTGCGATTAAAGAAGGTGGGCAAGCGTGTTCCAACTGGGACTACGCATCGGGTCTCACCGAAGTAGGCGTTCTAGGCAACGTAGCTATCCGTTCCAAAGCGGCCATCGAGTACGATGCCAAAAAGATGAAGGTGACCAACATTCCGGAAGCGAACAAGTTCCTGAAGAAGGAGTATCCGAAAGGGTGGATTTTGAGTTAA
- a CDS encoding class II aldolase/adducin family protein produces MNETPLESLLDLCHKLGSANLRLAILGEGNASVKLDDSTFVVKGSGFSLATVEREGLAHCQFDSLVPVVESDAPVPDSDAVLMASRVDQAGVKPSVEALFHSWLLTLPGVNYVAHTHPIAVGKILCSEHGPLFAEKRLVPDQVVCCQAQSLWVPYVDPGVDLAREISKRMRKFIEDHGTAPNAILCQNHGLITLGSTADAAWGAMIMAEKCAEMFVGAASISVTGFPEFMPKKEVERICGRPDEEYRRKILNFTN; encoded by the coding sequence ATGAATGAAACACCTTTGGAGTCGTTGTTGGATTTGTGCCACAAGTTAGGATCTGCGAACCTGCGCCTGGCTATTCTTGGTGAAGGAAACGCATCCGTGAAATTGGATGATTCTACCTTTGTTGTAAAAGGCAGTGGCTTTTCCCTTGCGACGGTGGAACGAGAAGGCTTGGCGCATTGTCAGTTCGACTCCCTGGTCCCAGTGGTTGAGAGCGACGCTCCGGTTCCTGACTCGGATGCAGTTTTAATGGCCTCTCGTGTGGATCAAGCAGGAGTTAAGCCCTCCGTGGAAGCCTTGTTTCATTCCTGGCTTCTAACCCTGCCCGGTGTGAATTACGTGGCGCATACCCATCCCATTGCAGTGGGAAAGATTCTTTGTAGTGAACACGGTCCGCTCTTTGCTGAAAAGCGTTTGGTGCCCGATCAAGTCGTTTGCTGCCAAGCTCAATCGCTTTGGGTGCCCTACGTTGATCCAGGTGTTGATCTGGCTCGTGAAATTTCGAAACGCATGCGTAAGTTCATAGAAGACCATGGCACCGCTCCCAATGCCATCCTCTGTCAAAATCACGGTCTGATTACTCTCGGATCGACGGCTGATGCGGCCTGGGGAGCCATGATCATGGCGGAGAAATGTGCCGAGATGTTTGTCGGAGCCGCTTCTATTAGTGTAACAGGATTTCCTGAGTTTATGCCCAAGAAAGAAGTCGAACGCATCTGTGGCCGCCCCGATGAGGAATACCGTCGGAAGATCCTAAACTTCACAAATTAA
- a CDS encoding SDR family NAD(P)-dependent oxidoreductase, translating into MTTILVTGCAGFIGSVTCRLLLEAGHTVVGIDNLNDYYDVELKRWRLKQLEDREDWQFIEVSIEDVDFLKQMFSEHTFDAVINYAGRAGVRSSMENPTAYVETNALGFIHLLEAMREHGVKKLILASTSSIYAGLEVPFVESLPVNTPISPYAASKKAAEVMAYTYHHLYGIDVTVNRFFTVYGPAGRPDMSPFRFIKWIDEGTPITLYGDGTQSRDFTFVDDIARGVIASLKPLGYEIINLGGGQNPISINRMIETFETLLGKKAIIDQRPFNSSDMMHTWADIEKAGKVIDWKPQVDFEEGMKKTVEWYLDNKEWVRNITV; encoded by the coding sequence ATGACTACCATTTTAGTAACAGGTTGTGCGGGATTCATCGGGAGTGTGACGTGTCGTCTGCTTTTGGAAGCAGGCCACACGGTCGTTGGTATCGATAACCTGAACGACTACTACGATGTGGAGCTGAAGCGTTGGCGGTTGAAGCAATTGGAAGACCGTGAGGACTGGCAGTTTATAGAGGTGAGTATCGAGGATGTAGATTTCTTGAAGCAGATGTTCTCTGAGCATACGTTCGATGCGGTCATCAATTATGCGGGGCGAGCGGGAGTACGTTCGAGTATGGAGAACCCGACAGCCTATGTAGAGACAAATGCTTTAGGGTTTATTCATTTGTTGGAGGCAATGCGTGAGCATGGGGTGAAGAAATTGATCCTGGCCTCGACGTCGTCCATCTACGCTGGTCTTGAGGTGCCCTTTGTGGAGTCGTTGCCGGTAAACACACCGATCAGTCCTTATGCGGCGTCCAAGAAGGCAGCGGAGGTGATGGCCTACACCTACCATCATTTGTATGGGATCGATGTGACGGTAAATCGTTTCTTCACCGTGTATGGTCCGGCGGGCCGTCCGGATATGAGTCCTTTCCGGTTTATCAAATGGATCGATGAAGGCACACCGATCACACTTTACGGCGATGGGACCCAAAGTCGTGATTTTACCTTTGTCGATGACATTGCTCGTGGGGTGATTGCCTCGCTCAAACCACTCGGTTATGAGATCATCAATCTAGGAGGCGGCCAGAATCCCATTTCCATCAATCGTATGATCGAGACCTTTGAAACGCTCCTCGGAAAGAAGGCCATCATCGATCAAAGGCCTTTTAACAGCTCCGACATGATGCACACCTGGGCCGATATTGAAAAGGCTGGCAAAGTGATTGATTGGAAACCGCAAGTGGACTTCGAAGAAGGGATGAAGAAGACGGTCGAGTGGTACCTGGATAATAAGGAGTGGGTGAGAAACATCACGGTGTGA
- a CDS encoding rhamnulokinase: MSYPVYLAVDLGATSGRVMAGVLSGGAIRLEEVNRFPTKGVEVDGAWHWDVKDIFAHVVDGLTRASILYGSRVEGISVDTWGVDYGLLDASGELLCDPFMYRDSRTDGVEERIHEMVSRETIYNETGIQFMFFNSINQLFSEKESGKGRLESASDLLFMPDLFNYWLCGAKVQERSMASTSQLLNPVTGKWSDVLLETLELPQKLFRDITEPGTRIGTLLPTLQEKTGLGDIPIFAVAGHDTGSAVAGAPLRDDAPAFLSSGTWSLMGIESHLPLVQPETLQASYSNEAGVEGTTRLLKNICGMWLIEQLKEEWLLSGAELSYDELVELARGAEPFRSIVDPDDASFARPGPMADRLRDYCREQGQPIPETRAQLLRTVFDSLACKYRLVFDQLATFTSKPLTELRVVGGGSQNDFLNQCIASALNCQVHAGPVEATSFGNILMQLRGAGEIDSLESGREMVNRSFESHSFLPIAPETWEAPVERLRRKLEDRI, encoded by the coding sequence ATGTCCTACCCCGTATATCTCGCAGTTGATCTCGGTGCCACCAGCGGCCGTGTCATGGCGGGTGTGCTTTCAGGCGGAGCCATTCGACTTGAGGAAGTGAATCGTTTCCCGACCAAGGGAGTGGAGGTCGACGGAGCCTGGCATTGGGACGTGAAGGATATCTTTGCCCATGTGGTCGACGGATTGACCCGGGCTTCGATTTTGTATGGTTCCCGGGTAGAAGGGATCAGTGTCGACACCTGGGGTGTGGATTACGGTTTGCTCGATGCTTCAGGTGAGCTGCTTTGCGATCCTTTCATGTATCGGGATTCCCGGACCGATGGAGTAGAGGAACGTATTCATGAGATGGTTTCCAGGGAGACCATTTACAACGAGACGGGTATTCAGTTCATGTTTTTTAACAGTATCAACCAGCTCTTTTCCGAAAAGGAATCGGGGAAGGGAAGGTTGGAGAGCGCGAGCGATCTTTTGTTCATGCCCGATCTGTTTAACTATTGGCTGTGCGGCGCGAAAGTTCAGGAGCGGTCCATGGCGAGCACCAGTCAGCTGCTCAACCCAGTCACTGGAAAGTGGTCCGATGTTTTGCTGGAAACCTTAGAGCTTCCCCAGAAACTATTTCGAGACATCACCGAACCAGGCACGAGGATTGGAACCTTGCTTCCCACCTTGCAGGAAAAAACGGGGCTTGGCGATATTCCCATTTTCGCGGTCGCGGGCCATGACACCGGATCCGCGGTTGCAGGTGCCCCTTTGCGCGATGATGCCCCCGCTTTTCTCAGTTCTGGCACCTGGTCGCTGATGGGAATCGAGTCGCACCTCCCTTTGGTGCAGCCCGAGACCTTGCAGGCGAGTTATTCCAATGAAGCGGGAGTGGAAGGCACGACTCGTCTCCTCAAGAATATTTGTGGCATGTGGCTCATTGAGCAGTTGAAAGAGGAATGGCTTCTGAGCGGAGCTGAGTTGAGCTATGATGAGCTGGTAGAACTTGCACGCGGAGCGGAACCCTTCCGTTCGATTGTGGATCCCGACGATGCTTCCTTTGCTCGACCCGGTCCCATGGCGGATCGTTTGCGTGATTATTGCCGTGAACAAGGGCAACCTATTCCGGAAACCCGAGCTCAACTGCTACGCACCGTATTCGATAGCCTGGCCTGCAAGTATCGCCTGGTATTCGATCAGCTCGCCACCTTCACCTCAAAGCCGTTGACCGAGCTGCGCGTGGTTGGAGGGGGAAGCCAGAATGACTTTTTAAATCAATGCATCGCCAGTGCGCTCAATTGCCAGGTGCATGCCGGCCCCGTTGAGGCCACCTCCTTCGGGAACATACTTATGCAGCTGCGTGGGGCAGGGGAGATCGACTCACTCGAGTCTGGCCGCGAGATGGTTAATCGCTCCTTTGAGTCCCACAGCTTTCTCCCCATTGCCCCGGAAACCTGGGAAGCGCCCGTTGAGCGCTTAAGAAGGAAGTTGGAAGATAGGATTTAG
- a CDS encoding tripartite tricarboxylate transporter permease: MDLLQALQYLMTPEPMMWLLIGVASGIFVGAIPGLGGGMLMVLTVPLTFSMDSTHAVLLLMGMHVGSVSGGLISATLLKMPGTPSAMMTTFDGYPMAQKGKPGLALSLGIGASFLGGLISAIFLIILAPPLAKLALKFGPWEYFAMVLMALVLISSISQGTMLKGLLSAMLGITAALPGLNASDGQLRLTFGHESMTDGFNLLPVLLGIFVMSQLIKDTVELNKKATSISLKNSRLFPKLATWKKHITNLLRSSIVGTWIGILPGIGASISSMVSYGMAKAFSKTPEKFGTGHEEGIVASEAANNANAGGALIPLITMGIPGAPVDAILLGAMIMHDIQPGPLLFQTNGSLVWALMGGYLVANILMFLIMLFSTRAVAKVININRAYLIPVIFVFCVIGAFAESNRIFDVWLVLVFGIVGFFLDKAKFPLGPFVIGYVLTGFLEENLRSGLQASDGSFLPLFTRPLALTFVLVAVLFLLLPFYTEWKRKRKQAA, encoded by the coding sequence ATGGATCTACTACAAGCACTACAATACCTAATGACCCCCGAGCCCATGATGTGGCTCTTGATTGGGGTGGCTAGTGGTATCTTTGTGGGCGCCATTCCAGGACTCGGCGGGGGCATGCTTATGGTACTCACCGTACCTCTGACATTCTCCATGGATTCCACCCATGCGGTATTGCTCCTCATGGGCATGCACGTAGGATCGGTCTCAGGAGGGCTGATCAGTGCAACTCTATTGAAGATGCCGGGGACACCCTCGGCCATGATGACGACCTTTGATGGTTACCCCATGGCTCAAAAAGGAAAACCGGGCCTGGCGTTGAGCCTAGGGATTGGAGCCTCATTTCTGGGAGGGCTCATCTCAGCGATTTTTCTGATCATCCTGGCACCGCCCTTGGCCAAGCTCGCGCTCAAGTTTGGCCCCTGGGAGTATTTTGCCATGGTCCTGATGGCCTTGGTCCTCATCTCCTCCATATCCCAGGGCACGATGCTCAAAGGCTTGCTCTCGGCCATGCTAGGAATCACCGCAGCCCTTCCCGGATTGAATGCATCGGATGGACAGCTGCGCCTGACCTTCGGGCATGAATCAATGACAGATGGCTTCAATTTGCTACCCGTCCTGTTGGGTATTTTTGTCATGAGCCAACTGATCAAAGATACGGTCGAGCTGAACAAAAAGGCGACCAGTATATCCCTGAAAAATTCACGGCTATTTCCAAAACTCGCTACCTGGAAGAAACACATCACCAACTTATTGCGCTCGTCGATTGTCGGCACCTGGATTGGAATTCTACCGGGGATTGGTGCAAGCATCTCATCGATGGTCTCCTATGGCATGGCCAAGGCATTCAGCAAGACGCCGGAGAAATTTGGTACCGGCCACGAAGAAGGCATCGTAGCCTCCGAGGCCGCCAACAACGCCAATGCAGGTGGCGCACTCATCCCACTGATCACTATGGGCATTCCCGGTGCACCTGTGGATGCCATTCTTCTCGGTGCGATGATCATGCACGACATCCAACCCGGACCCCTGCTATTCCAAACGAACGGTTCATTAGTATGGGCCCTGATGGGCGGCTACCTGGTGGCCAACATCCTCATGTTTCTGATCATGCTCTTTTCCACCCGAGCCGTGGCCAAGGTCATTAACATCAATCGCGCTTACCTGATACCGGTCATATTTGTATTCTGCGTGATTGGGGCATTCGCTGAGAGTAATCGCATCTTTGATGTCTGGCTGGTCCTCGTGTTTGGAATCGTTGGCTTCTTTTTAGACAAAGCGAAATTCCCTTTAGGCCCATTTGTTATTGGCTACGTCTTGACCGGTTTTCTTGAGGAAAACCTTCGGTCAGGCCTGCAAGCCTCGGACGGTTCCTTCCTCCCTCTATTTACCCGACCCCTCGCGCTCACATTTGTCTTGGTCGCAGTTCTCTTCCTCCTGCTTCCATTTTACACAGAATGGAAACGGAAACGGAAACAAGCGGCCTAG
- a CDS encoding TraR/DksA family transcriptional regulator, whose protein sequence is MTKEELSAIRHKIDQRIEELENLLGDDSEDTKPIEPDVSIGRLSRLDSMQMQQMALEQHRRQEAELQKLKEAQNRIEDGSYGQCVMCRQPIAPARLEAQPDAILCISCAP, encoded by the coding sequence ATGACCAAAGAAGAACTTTCAGCTATCCGCCATAAGATCGACCAACGGATCGAAGAACTTGAAAATCTTTTAGGCGATGACTCGGAAGACACCAAGCCCATTGAGCCCGACGTATCGATCGGTCGTCTCTCGCGCTTGGACTCCATGCAGATGCAGCAAATGGCTTTGGAGCAACATCGCCGGCAGGAAGCCGAGCTGCAGAAGCTAAAAGAGGCTCAGAATCGCATTGAAGACGGCAGCTACGGTCAATGCGTGATGTGTCGACAGCCCATTGCCCCAGCACGACTGGAAGCGCAACCGGATGCGATTTTGTGTATTAGTTGCGCACCGTAA